A single Phragmites australis chromosome 4, lpPhrAust1.1, whole genome shotgun sequence DNA region contains:
- the LOC133915374 gene encoding probable N-acetyltransferase HLS1-like produces MVEAAAAAVVVREYDGESERDRGGVEEVERACEVGSSGAGKMCLFTDLLGDPLCRIRNSPAYLMLVAETATGGGEANGTEIAGLVRGCVKSVVSSSTQTRDPIYTKVGYILGLRVSPSHRRKGVGKKLVDRMEEWFRQMRAEYSYMATEQDNEASVRLFTSRCGYAKFRTPSVLVHPVFGHALEPSRSSAIVPLEPREAELLYRWHFAAVEFFPADIDAVLFNALSLGTFLAVPAGARWEGVEAFLAAPPASWAVLSVWNCMNAFRLEVRGAPRLMRAAAGATRLVDRAAPWLKIPSIPNLFAPFGLYFLYGLGGAGPDAPRLARALCRHAHNMARSGGCGVVATEVGACEPVRAGVPHWARLGAEDLWCIKRLADGYSDGPLGDWTKAPAGHSIFIDPREF; encoded by the exons ATGgttgaggcggcggcggcggccgtggtggTGCGAGAGTACGACGGCGAGAGCGAGCGCGACCGCGGCggcgtggaggaggtggagcgcgCGTGCGAGGTTGGGTCCAGCGGCGCCGGCAAGATGTGCCTCTTCACGGACCTCCTCGGCGACCCGCTCTGCCGCATTCGCAACTCGCCGGCCTACCTCATGCtg GTCGCGGAGACAGCAACCGGCGGTGGGGAAGCTAACGGCACGGAGATCGCCGGACTAGTCCGCGGCTGCGTCAAGTCCGTCGTCTCCAGTTCCACCCAGACCAGGGATCCCATCTACACCAAGGTCGGCTACATCCTCGGCCTCCGTGTCTCGCCGAGCCACCG GAGGAAGGGGGTGGGGAAGAAGCTGGTGGATCGGATGGAGGAATGGTTCCGGCAAATGCGGGCCGAGTACTCGTACATGGCGACGGAGCAAGACAACGAGGCGTCGGTGCGGCTCTTCACCAGCCGCTGCGGCTACGCCAAGTTCCGCACGCCGTCCGTGCTCGTGCACCCGGTGTTCGGCCACGCGCTCGAGCCCTCGCGGAGCTCGGCCATCGTGCCCCTTGAGCCGCGCGAGGCCGAGCTGCTCTATCGTTGGCACTTCGCCGCCGTCGAGTTCTTCCCCGCCGACATCGACGCCGTGCTGTTCAATGCCCTGTCCCTCGGCACGTTCCTGGCCGTGCCGGCGGGGGCGCGGTGGGAGGGGGTGGAGGCGTTCCTGGCGGCGCCGCCGGCGTCGTGGGCCGTGCTGAGCGTGTGGAACTGCATGAACGCCTTCCGCCTCGAGGTGCGCGGCGCGCCGCGCCTGATGCGCGCCGCGGCGGGCGCGACACGGCTGGTGGACCGCGCGGCGCCGTGGCTCAAGATCCCCTCCATCCCCAACCTGTTCGCGCCGTTCGGGCTCTACTTCCTGTACGGCCtcggcggcgccggcccggaCGCCCCGCGGCTCGCGCGCGCGCTGTGCCGCCACGCGCACAACATGGCACGCAGCGGCGGCTGTGGCGTCGTGGCCACCGAGGTCGGCGCCTGCGAGCCCGTCCGCGCTGGGGTGCCGCACTGGGCGCGCCTCGGCGCCGAGGACCTCTGGTGCATCAAGCGGCTCGCCGACGGCTACAGCGACGGGCCGCTCGGCGATTGGACCAAGGCGCCGGCCGGGCACTCCATATTCATTGACCCGAGGGAGTTTTAG